The DNA region TACATAAAATGAATTTTTGCTTATAAAAGTGATTGGAGGGAGTACATATCATCTTTGAAAGTGGGAAAGCGCAAATGGATTTTTCACATCATTTTCCTATAAAACCAGAAAGTATAAACATGATGTTTACACCAAAAATCGCACTTCATATGATGTCATATACCATTTACTATTTGATAGGAAATTCAATTAAAGATACCAAGTAAAAATCAATGCTAAATAAGGAACTAAAGAATCAAAAGGACACATGATGATGTTTATGGAAATAGATTTAGCATAAACAAAACCAAGAACCATTACTGAAAATTGTAAGTTGCTATCAATGATGCCGAATTAGTTCGAGAAATTTGTGCTACTAAGAACTCCTACACTGACATTATAATTCATTCAGTAAATAACATAAACCAGGCAATACCTTACAAAACACTTTTACTGTTTAATCAATTTTACACAGCTAAAGTTGAAGGGACAATTTTGATAAGGAGGGACAACGGCAAACTGCAGCTGAGTTGTTTCTTCGGCAGATTCCCAGTTTTCAGTTATTACCACAGATAGTTTATCCGGACGAGAAGCCTTTAGGGAAACACATACCATGAGTCCATGACACAGTAAGCTAATTCATGGCTTCATGCTGGTAAGGAATTAGCAATAGATCATCTTCAGCAGTACATATGTATGCAGTATGCTCTAATCAGCCTTTTGAAACCTAAGTTTTCAGTAATATTGATTCAGGATCTTCATCCCTTAGATTCTACGCCGAAACTTAATTTGAAGATTTTCCAATCAATCTTTGCGGGAAGCCCTTGCGGGGCCGGCTTCGGCAGTTAGATGGCAGTAAGAATTGGATTTCCATTTGTTTGTTACACCATTAATTCCCTCCTTCATAAAATCAGCACAGCATCACTCTATTCTATTTCATTGTTAACTCCAATCAAAGTCAACAAAATGCAGAGTAATAATAGCAGCAGCAACTTCTAGAAGCATCAAATTCAGTTAAAGTCACGGCAGCATAACATTTCTGTAATAGATCCTGGATTGAAGATGTACACcattttaaaatgaataaataatTAGAGTCCTTTTAGTCAATGTTTGAAATTTTGATGCAAATAATCCATTTAGTGAAAGCATCATCCTCATAATGAAGAAGTGTGACACATACATACTATATATTACATTAGAAGGAAAGTTTAAGAACTTACTTGATTGTACTACAAAACAAAGCAATGATTGATTGGTATTCCAAGCATTATCAACATGGGAGTAAGCCGCTTCAACGTCTGCATTTGTAAGACAAAAAAAATGATACTTTTAAGACTAGTCAACTTCCCGGTCATACTATTAGACAGCTATATCCATTGATCCAAAAAACAAAGATTTGTGCTTGAATAATCATAACCTGAAAATGTGAAATATGACCCTGTACAACAAACTGCAAACCAACTTCAAGCTTACTAAAACCATTTTGCATCAACTACAATGATGGGGATGTGGGAAATTTGCGGGTATTTCACGCGGTACTGTTCTTTCAGCAAAGGACATGCAGAGATATAAAGTTCTGTTAGAGAAGCAGGCAGCCTTTCTCCCACTATATTCTCCAGCTTGGGGCAGAATAAAATTGTTAATGATTGCAGGGAAGTGAGGTGGAGAAGCCCCGTGCAATCCAACGTGTGCAAACTTGAACAGTTAGATATCTTCAGGTAGGTAAGGGAGGGAGGCAGCAATGCATAACCCTTCTTCGGAAAGTACTCGACACCATCACTTGGACCATTAATGGAAAGATGGGTAAGCATGTCCATTGAAGCTAGAGATGAGCTCATCAGTAATTTTTCGCAATTCCCAATCCAAATTGTTCTCAAGCTAGGCGGCATACCCCATTCAGAAAACGTCTCCAATTTTGGACAATCATATATACACACACTTTTTAACTTTGGGAGAAGAGTATTTATGTGACAAGGCAGTGATTTTAAATTGACACAGTTGGAGACATACAATGATGTCAAGTTGGGTGCAGATAGTCCTTCTTTTGGGAATGATACAAATTTGGGGCAGTCACTAATTTCAATATCAACGAGATTTTGAAGAACCTTTGAAACGAAAAGACATTCTATGTTTTCACAGTGGCGGATTAGCAGATGATGGAGGTTGGGAAGGGTATCCAGTGGGAGGGATATGAGAGAATCACAACTCCTATCTATGTGAAGAAACTTAAGTGACTCATGGCCGTGATTTTGCTTTGGGAAATCTAGATTACTAGAATTTGTTATGGACAAACTCTCTAAGGATAAGGGTAAACAATCTCGTGGAAATGATATTGCAGAAGAACAACCCCTGATGACTAATGTTTTAAGAGAAATTGGTGGGGTGATGGCGATGGCTTCAAAGACAGACTCTGTCACCTCTCTTCCTCCAACATTTAACTCTTCCAATGAAAGGGGTAGCTCATTCAAGGCTACTTTATTGCTTTCAAATATGTATAACTTGCATATGGCAGGAGCCCTTGGGAGAGAAGAAACAAGCTGGTTGCATCCTTCAATATGAATTGTTTCCAAAACAGGAAGATAAGATGGCAAATCCCCATGTAATCTGGGACAATCATTAATCACAATATACTTCAATACTGGAAAATAAACATTTGACTCATGAGGATGATGCCACGCTTTCCAACATGACATACCAATAAACGTCAGACGTTCAAGGGAAGGAAAATATGTCCCTGAAAAGGTATCATCATATTCAGATCCAATAGTCTCCAGCATATTCATTTCCCTGATTTTCAAGACCTTGAGAGAGCATAGTTGTCCAAGTGATGGAAGGATACAACAATTCAAACAACCAGACAGAGATACCTCAGTCAAATTTTGGTAGGAAGGATGTCCAACCCATTCTGGAAATAGTGTGCCCCTGTATCCATCAATATCTAGCCTTTTCAAGTTCTTGGAAGGTTGTAACTTTCCAAGTATATCCATCTCACTTTGTGAACTTGTAAAATGGTTCTTTGCATCTTCAGACCATACAAACGATAATTTATCAAGGTACTTTTTATCCATTATCTTTGCCTGTGATGCTTCAAAGCCACCGGTCACGTTCTCTAACTTCCTAATGCAAAGTGATCCGTGAAGATTTGAAAGTGTTCCCAATTCCTTGATCCCTTTCTCTTCCTGCGTTCTCACGACAAAGCAACCCAAATGTTGCAAATTAATCAGTTTGCTCATTTCTCTAGGCATCTCTTTTAAATTAGTTCCCCAAATTTCCAGATGGCGCAAATTTACAAGATTTTGCATGTCATTGGGAAGCCTTGTTAGACTGTAACAATCGTGCAACTTTAACGTTTGGAGATTATAAAGGTTACATAATGACTCGGGTAACATCTTTATAGACGTGTAAGAGAGATCCAAATAACGCAAATGGATTAGTTCATCTATTGATTCAAGAAATGCATCAAGACCTTCAAAGTTGTCAAATTTCAAAACTCTCAAGCACTTCAAATTTGACAAAGTGAAGCATGAAGCTTTTAATTTCTTGAATGGATCATACAAAAAATAGATTGGTAAGATTGTTCGTAGACATTTTAATCTGCCGAAAATATCAAGGTTTGGTGAAATTGGATCACTGAACTTGGAAAATGACAAATGACGAGTCTTGGTACCAATCTTCACATCTTTCCCAATTACTTCTGTTCTAAGATAGAATTCTCCACCAAGCCATGTTGCCAAATCGTGCACAAGATCATGCATTACAAAATACCCATTACGAGAATGTTGAAAAAATGATTTGGAAGCTAAGTCATTAAAATACCCATAACCAACTTGTTCTAAAGTCTTGTTATTTTCTGAAGGATGTAAAAGATCCTCCGCCATCCACAGCAAGATTAGCTCATGTCTATCAAATTTATAATCCTTGGGAAACAATGAACAATATACAAAGCAGCGTTTTAAATAGGGAGGGAGATAATGATAACTAATTCTCAATGCTGGAATGATCTTACTCTTATTCTCCCAAATATTATTATTCAGTATACTATTCCAATCCCTGATGTCACGTTTTTCTCGCAACAAGCGGCCAAGTGACTGTGCTGCTAAAGGCAATCCCTTACATTTTCTAACAATCTCTTTGCCAATTTTTTGGAGATCCCTATTCTGATCTGGAGAAAGGCAAGCATTGTTTGCAAACACAGACCAACAATCTTCCTCAGACAATTGGTGAAGAGAGTAAGGTTGAATAGTTTGGACCATAGAAGCAACTTTTTCAATACGGGTAGTTACCAGAATTTTACTTCCCATAGTTCCATATTGAAGAGGCTTTAAAAGAGAATTCCAAGAGTCGTCATCCTCGGTCCAGACATCATCCAAAACAATTAAGAACCTCTTTCCTGTCAGCTTTTCCTTCAAATCTCGATGAAGGATATTCAAGTTATTTGTGTTACAAGCAGTTCCCACTTCCTCCGCGATGAGCTTTGTAACCTTCAAAACATCAAAATCATGAGAAACACAAACCCATGCTTGAACATCAAACTTTTGCTTTATGCTGTCGTGGTTGTACACAAATTGGGCTAAAGTTGTTTTTCCAAGGCCACCCATGCCAACAATGGGGATGACAGCAGTGTTATGATGATTCAAGAGTAATTTGAGTATGGCCTGTTTGTCATGATCCCTACCAAATAGGATAGATCTGTCTTCTAAAGAGGTTGACGGAGTTCTCCATGATGAGTGGTGAGTTGCAATGTGTTGAAGACCAATAATATGTTTAAGTTTGAGAATGGATTCAAGTCTAGCAACAATATCTTCCAACTTATAAACCATATTCTTTTCTTCAAAGTTGAAAAGGCGAGTGAAGTAGTTAATAGTCCTCACCTGCTTGTTGTTCTTGGAAAGAGCAGCTTTGGTAGAGATGTGGTCGAGAATGTCATCAGCAACATAGAGAGCATCTTTGAGATCGTCAAGCCAGTTGTTAACAGAAGAGTCATGAATCTGCTTCTGTTCAGCATCGTTTAGCACGGCTTCAACAGCGTAAAGAGTATTCTTCAACCGTTGAACCAAATTGATGTCAATTTTCTTTCCACGGATCAAGTCAACAACCTCAGGAGAGACCAGTCTGTCGAGGACGACTTCAATGAAAGCAGAAAGAAATGCTTCGCCAACAACTGCCGCCGCCATAAACTCTATCGGAAATCAGGAGATTGCAGTTTGCACAAAGTCAACTCGTTCTTTGAGAAAGTATGCTGTGAACTGTGTTGCTCTTGCCAGTAGAAATATTTTATTTCCGGTAAATTACCAATTTGTACTTTCAACTTGCAGGGCTTACGTTTACACCATTAACACCTTTTCAAAGTACTCCCTCCGTTTTTTTATGAGTTTGCCTTGGGAAAATTTTTGTACTACTAGATACTCCTTCTTTCCATCATTTAATAAATAATCTATTTAAAATAAAAAGTTTCATGACTATTTTAATTtctaatattttttttaattttattatttaattaatattattttcatCATTTCTAAATAATAAATGTATTTTAGTAAAAGTATCATCTCTTcttttttttattcatttttttaattcaTGTAAAATAGCAATTGGATCACTCATTGGGgtaaaataattttataatattaattaattattaaataaacACTATGATCCTCTTAAAATTTAGTTTGGTACCGATACATTCAATcacttatttattttattttatttttaaataaattaaaattttaaacTAGTTTGAACTAAAGGTATCTATATCCAACTTAAACTCTAGGGTATCAAAGAATTTACctaattattaatattttttttattatatctttgaatatttattattttcttttttttaattatataaatTTGTCTTCTCAATATCATTAATGAAAGATAATTTTGTAAAATTCttaatattttttctttttcgtAAATAATTATTACATTTTTAAATATGTGTGAAAATTCAAAAATGACTTATAAATAAAAATGAAAGGAGTAACATTTTTCTTTTACAAATTTACGGTTAAAATGacttttcaaatcaatttttctCTACTGTAATACCAACCCAAATTAAGAGACAAAAGCCTTACCATCTCTCTAAAATTTCATTAATCTAAAATTTCTCTTTTGTCCTAATTTTCTTTGTGTGATCAGAATCAATCATCATTTTTTATCTATGCGATCTGCTCAGTGTTCAGTTGGGTTTAAGAGTCTTGTTGAGAATGAAGTTGAAAAGAGTTACTAAGAAGGGCTTCAATAGAGGAAGGAAGCATCATGTGAGATGGGACGCTTTTCCGCTGAAGGAAAAATCATAAGGTGTTGATGAATTAGGTATTTCTTCAGTGTATTTTTTGGAGTTCGTAGATCATTTTGGGGGCAAAGAAATTTTTGAGTCTTTCAAGAAGCATGGGGATGTTTCGAAGGTAATTATACCTCCCAAGAGGAACAAGTTTGGTAAAGGTATGACTTTGCTAGATTCAGAGAAGTAATTCAAATCAGAATGTTAGCAATAAGGTTAGATAACCTTTTTTTTCGAGAATAAGAATATTTATGTGAATGTTCCTAGATTTAGAAGGAAGTCAGAAGCAACTAGCGAAGGCAACTTAACTTTCAGGGACTCAAATGGGTTTAGAACTTTTAAGAGGTCAATGTCGAGAACCCAGAGGGAACTAGGAAGAAAGGTGGAAAGGAGATCGTTCACGGAGGAAGTGATAAACGTTGAAGTCGATAACGCAAAGAGTTTCAGAAGTCTGGTGGGTCTACTAGAATATAATACTAAGGAAGAAGAGATAGTGAGATTCAGGAAGGAGTTTGTAGGATTGGTGGTCACTCCAGGTCATCCTACAATATCCAAACTCACTTTGAAATGGAAGAATATTTTGCTATCAAGGTAACTTCTCTGTGAGCTAACATATGCTTATCGGAAGAAATAGAGCAAGGGGAAATCAGAGATCTCACCAAAGAAGGGAATAGTTGGTGGAGCCAATGGTTTACATAGATTAGGGAGTGGCAAGAAAGGTATGTGGACGAGGAAATAGTGACATGGTTTAGGTGTTTCGGAATTCCTTGTCATGCTTGGAATcctttttttttagtttttagCTAAGATGGTAGGGACATTTATTTATGCTAATGAGAATACTATGAAACTCGAATGCGTCAATGTAGCTAGGTTCCTGGTTAGAACTAGATTTGCAATGGATCTCAATAAAACATTTAACGTAAAGATTAACAAAAATACTTTCAGAATCAAGATGATAGAATACTCTCATGCTCTCATGCTCTCATGCATATTTCTCTGAAACACAATGATCAATTATCATACAAGATGAAAGAAAGTTCTAATTTCGATAGTAAGTGGGGGGATGAAAACTTTGAAGGCGAGGATGAATGCCAATTGAAGGGAAACGAAGGTAAATCGGAAGATGTTAAAAGTACATACTCAAATCTCGAGTAGGGTGAGATCTAGGAGCACCTTTTAGCTGTTAAAAAAGATTTTAGTGAGATTTTTCCCAAGTATTTTGCAAAGgtgaaaaagaaaagaggaaaggtCATGTTCGATTCAACGGTGCAGGCGATGAAACTGAGAAAAGATAATATGTCAAAAGAAAGTGGGTCCTAGAGTAAAAAGTCAAAGTCAATAGAGGCAAAGGAAAGAGAGTGTTATGGATAACTGGTTGGACACTTTTTTCAAAGATAAAGTCATGCGTGGAAAAAGTGAAGATACTCTGGTTAATATAGCTAAATAAGTTATTTCTAGAAAGGctggtaagaaggtggaggttGGGCCCAGTCTAGCGGATCCAAAAAGGCCCAAGTCCCATCTTGTGAATAAGAGGTCTTCGAAGGCTAAACTATTTTCAGAGAGTCAATTGGAAAATTTAGCAGATCTATATataagaacaagatttggttttgcatctggccttaagttttgatgataacaatacaCAGGCTCTTAAAGAACAACTTTGTACTCTAATAGTTTTGTTAAGTGAGAAGCTACTAAAAACAAGTTCTAACTCTGAGAAAGTGATGTGTGACATCATCATACTTTGAACCTAGTGCACTCTGATTCAAAGAAGTAAAACAAAACGTGTTCTACAAAGATGATCAAGCTCTGGATTACTCTCCTCAACACTTATGATCAACGCTCATCCAGAAAACTTCAGTTTATGACTCCGACAAGAGAAGCCTCTGACGTTATCAAGCTCTGAAGTCATGCGCTCAACAACTCTTATGAACTGCGTCACCAGACTCTAATCAAGAATCTGAAGACCGGGTTCTTAAGACTCTCTCATACAGACTTTGATTCTTCTATGCATGCTTCATCAACTCTCTTTCTAAAGCCTCATAAtattagaagataagatcaaaaagTTTTACGTGAGAAAAAagtacacagtacaagatcaATATTCTTTCCACTACACTAATTTTGTGGGAAAATGATTGTACTATAGTACCATTTTGTCTCCCATTTTCACAAACAGTTATGCAAGGGTTCAACTACTTGCGGAATTCCATTTTCGCCCTCCAACGGATCTTTCTATTGCCTATATATAGGAGTCTTGGAATAATGGAACAAAACAATAACTTCTACGTGAACATTGCAATACTGTGAAACTTTTGAGAGAAATAAAAATATACACACAAGGAACTTTTGTTCATACActttcataaaaaatattttttgtgtGTAAATCTTTGTAATACATTTGTGTAATCTACTTTCATAGAAGCATATTTATAACACACTTTGTTTCTCAACTTTTGAGTTGTATTTACTTGAGAGACTAGGGTATAATTAGAAATTCTCAAGAAGACATTGACACTTTGTCTTTGTGGTTGTAGTCAAGTTTGtttataatggattaagtccttgtgatAAGGCGAAATCACATTGAcgggtggactggaggtagcttcgttaacagtgaaccaggataaaaatatTTATGCTCATTATTTTATTCTAAGTTTTCTCCTTGTCATTTTGGGTAGAAAAATATTTTCATTCTAGAAACCTAATTCAAACCCCTTATTTCTCGTGTTTTCGTAACCTTCACCATCTTATTTTGCTGCATTGAGAAAACATAAATCAAATCCCAAAATTGTTCTAAATAAAGTCTCGCCATCTAATTCAAAGGAGGAAGAGGACAGTTTCTATGGAGGCTCAGTGTTGTGTTGTGAGTCCACTAATGGTTTCAATGTCTATTAAGGAAATTTCAGATTTGGGGACAATTTGGAATCTAATGTGGGAGAAAAAGTGTGGAAGGTAATCTCTAATTTGGGTATTGTTTCAAAAGACAAGAGCAGATATTACAAGAAGAAGACATCAGAAATATAGGCGAATGATAAAGAAAGAAATCAGTCCATGAAGGCATCATCTAAATTGGCTAAATAATTATTGGCTTAGTGAATCAGAAGATAATTAGCCAAGCAATCATCTTAGGCAAATCGAATATCTTCCTTATTCAAGAATCTAAACTCATTTTTGTTGATTATTCAATTGCAAGTAGTTTCTGGAACAATGAGAAGGTGGGTTGGTCTTTTGTTGAGTCAAAAGGGCAGTCAGGAGGTTTGATAATGATTTGAAGGTATGCATGTTTGAACCTGTTTTCAGTTTCAAGGGGGACGATGTCTAGGAATAAAATTGAAATGGAAGGAAAATAATTATTATGTGGTTAACGTTTATTCCTCTTGCAACTTACCGTTAAAGAGGAAGTTATGAAAGGAGCTTGTTGATTTCAAACAAAAGTTTGTAGACATAGAACGATGTGTTTGTGGGGATTTCAACTCGATAGTTATCTTCAAGGAAAGAAAAGGCAGTTTGAACTATAATACGACTACAGAAATGAGAAAATATGTTGACTTTGTCGAGGAATTAAATCTTATAGACTTGCCCTGTAAAGGTAACAATTTCATCTAGTACAACAGATATGAGAAATCCATGAGTAGGATTGatcattttattttgttttgagcCTTGATTTTCAGGTGGGGAATAATTGGCCAAATGATTGGAAAGAGGGACATCTCTGATCATTGTCCAATATGGATTTCAATCAATAATTATGACTAGGGACCTAAACCGTTTAGAGTTAACGATTGTTGGTtcgaaaaaaaatattttatttcgTTTGTGGATAAGGAGTGGAAGAGCTTAAAAGTGGAAGGAAGAAGCGATTATGTCATTAAAGAGAAACATAAGCAGCTGAAAGGGAGTCTCGGGAGGTGGAATACCGAAGTTTTTGGAAGGCTTAACCTGGAGGTGCAAAAAGGCAAGGATGAGATTAATGAAGTGGATGAGTTTCTTTCTTGTTGTAAGGAGGATCAAGTGAAGGAGTTAGTCATTATAAGAAGCTCAGTGATCATCCTAATGTGGAAGAATTTAGTTATAAAAGAAAAACATGATCTTATAAAAGTCGAGGTTGAAGGGGAATAAATAAGGCGATATGAACAATTGATTCTTTCATAATATTATGAAGGGGGTATATGAGGAATTTTATAGGTTATATTTCAATAGATAGAGGTCTGCTTAAGTCATTTGGAGAGGTCAAGGAAGAAGTTATGAGGCATTTTAGTGAGAAGTTTAGAGAACCCGAGTTAAATAGACCTCAACTCGAAGGGATCATTTTTAGTGTTTTGTCTCATTCCGATATGAGCTCTTTGGAATTCAATTTTTTAGAACAAGAAATAAAAGAAGTGGTTTCGGGGTGTAAGGGATCTAAGAGCTTGGGCCCGGATGTGTATAATTTCGTTTTCATTAGGAATTGTTGGCTTTTCGTTAAATACGATTTTGTTAGACTTTTCAAGGATTTCCATGGCAAATCTAAGCTATCAAAATTTATTACTTCTTCCTTCTTAACTCTGACACTTAAAAACAATACCCCTCAAAGTCTCGATGAATATATACCTATTTGTTTAGTAGGTTGTTTATATAAAGTTTTGTCTAAAATCCTAGCCTCTAAGTTAAAAAGAGTGTTGGGTTCACTGATTTCTAAATGTTAAAAAGCTTTTGTACCAAGAAGACAAATTTTGGATGAAGTCTTAGTAGCTAATGAGATTGTGGCTTTTTCTACTAGAGCTAAGAATAAGTGCTTATTGTTTAAGGTTGATTTTGAAAATGTGTATGATAGGGTGAGTTTGGAATACTTGAGGTACATGGTGAAAAGAATGGGGATTGGTGAAGTGTGGATGAAGTGGATGGAGGCAACAATTTTCTCAAGT from Lathyrus oleraceus cultivar Zhongwan6 chromosome 1, CAAS_Psat_ZW6_1.0, whole genome shotgun sequence includes:
- the LOC127081576 gene encoding putative disease resistance RPP13-like protein 1, which produces MAAAVVGEAFLSAFIEVVLDRLVSPEVVDLIRGKKIDINLVQRLKNTLYAVEAVLNDAEQKQIHDSSVNNWLDDLKDALYVADDILDHISTKAALSKNNKQVRTINYFTRLFNFEEKNMVYKLEDIVARLESILKLKHIIGLQHIATHHSSWRTPSTSLEDRSILFGRDHDKQAILKLLLNHHNTAVIPIVGMGGLGKTTLAQFVYNHDSIKQKFDVQAWVCVSHDFDVLKVTKLIAEEVGTACNTNNLNILHRDLKEKLTGKRFLIVLDDVWTEDDDSWNSLLKPLQYGTMGSKILVTTRIEKVASMVQTIQPYSLHQLSEEDCWSVFANNACLSPDQNRDLQKIGKEIVRKCKGLPLAAQSLGRLLREKRDIRDWNSILNNNIWENKSKIIPALRISYHYLPPYLKRCFVYCSLFPKDYKFDRHELILLWMAEDLLHPSENNKTLEQVGYGYFNDLASKSFFQHSRNGYFVMHDLVHDLATWLGGEFYLRTEVIGKDVKIGTKTRHLSFSKFSDPISPNLDIFGRLKCLRTILPIYFLYDPFKKLKASCFTLSNLKCLRVLKFDNFEGLDAFLESIDELIHLRYLDLSYTSIKMLPESLCNLYNLQTLKLHDCYSLTRLPNDMQNLVNLRHLEIWGTNLKEMPREMSKLINLQHLGCFVVRTQEEKGIKELGTLSNLHGSLCIRKLENVTGGFEASQAKIMDKKYLDKLSFVWSEDAKNHFTSSQSEMDILGKLQPSKNLKRLDIDGYRGTLFPEWVGHPSYQNLTEVSLSGCLNCCILPSLGQLCSLKVLKIREMNMLETIGSEYDDTFSGTYFPSLERLTFIGMSCWKAWHHPHESNVYFPVLKYIVINDCPRLHGDLPSYLPVLETIHIEGCNQLVSSLPRAPAICKLYIFESNKVALNELPLSLEELNVGGREVTESVFEAIAITPPISLKTLVIRGCSSAISFPRDCLPLSLESLSITNSSNLDFPKQNHGHESLKFLHIDRSCDSLISLPLDTLPNLHHLLIRHCENIECLFVSKVLQNLVDIEISDCPKFVSFPKEGLSAPNLTSLYVSNCVNLKSLPCHINTLLPKLKSVCIYDCPKLETFSEWGMPPSLRTIWIGNCEKLLMSSSLASMDMLTHLSINGPSDGVEYFPKKGYALLPPSLTYLKISNCSSLHTLDCTGLLHLTSLQSLTILFCPKLENIVGERLPASLTELYISACPLLKEQYRVKYPQISHIPIIVVDAKWF